The Candidatus Aminicenantes bacterium genome includes a window with the following:
- a CDS encoding restriction endonuclease, with product QSQMSSGVAYYEGEFYNVVRQGRGVPAVPLVLIGIEP from the coding sequence TTCAGAGTCAGATGAGTTCCGGAGTTGCTTACTATGAAGGTGAGTTTTACAACGTTGTTCGTCAAGGCCGAGGCGTTCCAGCGGTTCCCCTTGTGCTGATCGGTATCGAACCATGA